Part of the Allofrancisella frigidaquae genome is shown below.
AGCTCTTAATCCATTAGTTTTGCTTTCAGATGAAGCTACATCTGCATTAGATCCAACATCTACTAAACAAATTTTAGCTCTACTTAAAAGACTAAATAAAGAACTAGATCTAACAATAGTACTTATAACTCATGAAATGGATGTGGTAAGGAAAGTTTGTGATAGAGTTGCAATTATTGATAAAGGTCAAATTGCTGAAATAGGTAAAACTTTAGACATATTTTTAAATCCTCAAACTGAAGTAACAAAATCATTCGTTGAAACTAGTATTCATACAAAAATACCAGAATTTATTGCAAAGAGACTTTATGATAACCCTTATAGTTACGAAAATACTTACCCTCTCGTTCAACTAACTTTTTATGGGGAAAAAGGCAAAATGCCTATAATTGCTGAAATATCACGTCAGTTTAATGCTAGCGCAAGCATCATCCAAGCGAACATTGAGACTATCCAAGACCAAATTGTTGGTATAGCAATTTGCCATATTACTGGCGAAAGACAAGACTGGGAAAATGCTTTGCGCTTCCTAACAAATCAAGATGTTAATTTAAAGGTATTAGGTTATGCACCAGCAGACAATATTTAATTTCCAAGAACTTAGCTTAATAGCTCAATCGACATGGGAAACTATCTTTATGGTATTTATTGCTACACTTGTAGCAGTAATAGGTGGGATAATCTTAGGTATATTACTGTATACCACCCAAGAAAGTAAAAACATTCTGGTAAAAAGTTTTAATAAAATTTTTAGCGTCGTTATAAATATTACTAGAAGTATTCCGTATATTATTTTATTAATTTTACTTTATCCTCTAACTAGGCTTATAGTAGGCACAACTATCGGTACTACTGCTTCTATAGTTCCACTAGCAATTGCTGCCTTACCATTTTATGCTCGCTTAACGGAATCGGCTCTACGTGAAGTTGACCATGGTCTTATAGAAGCAGCAAAGGCTATGGGAGCTACTAGAATACAAATAATTTCCAAAGTCTTACTTCCTGAGTCAAAAGCACTTCTTATAGATGCAGCTACTTTAACATGTATATCACTAATTGGTTTTTCAGCTATGGCTGGTATAGTTGGTGGTGGCGGTTTAGGTGATTTGACTTACTTCAAAGGCTATAACTATGGGGATTATACTTTGCTACTTGGTGGTGTAGTGATGCTAGTTATTCTAGTGCAGCTAACTCAATCTTTTGGTAACTATTTAGTTTCTGCTAGAAAACTAACAGCTTTATGGTTAGTAACTATTATTTTAGTAGTAGTCAGTGGATTACAACTATATCAAAATTTTGTAGTTTCTAACCAGTCAAATGAAATCACGGTTGGTTATATCACTAGTCCCCCTCAAGATAAGATTATGGAGCTAAGTAAAAAGATTGCTAAAGAAAAATATAACCTTAATGTTAAATTAGTCACATTTGGAGATTACAACATTCCAAATAGAGCACTAAATGATGGTGAGATTCAAGCAAATGTATTTCAACATATACCTTTCTTGGAAAATCAAATCAAAAAATTTGGTTACAAAATTACTTATATTGGTAAGACATTTTTGTACCCTATGGGAGTATTTTCTAAGAAATATAAAAACTTTGATCAATTACCTAATGGTGCTACAGTTGCTATTCCAAATGACCCTACTAACCAAGGAAGAGCGCTTATGATTCTTCAAGATGCTGGTTTGATAACGCTCGAAGATGGTATTACTTGGCAGGCTACTCCTAGTAATATAACTAGTAATCCTAAAAAACTAAAAATAATACCTCTACAAGCTGACCAAATTCCTAATAATTTAGGTGATGTAGATATAGGGGTTGTAAACAATGACTATATTCCCAAAGCAGGATTGACTCTAAAAGATGCTCTTTTTGTAGAACCTAAAGACTCACCTTTTGCAAATATAATTGCTGTTCAAGACAGTCAAAAAGACAATCCAAATTTAGAAGAATATGTCAAATCTTTAAATAATGATCAAATATTACAATTAGTTCAAGAACTTTATCCTAATGATGCTGCTATAGCTGCTTGGTAATGCTTATAATTTTTCAAATTAAATACTTATTCTTTTTTTACTCTTAAATGTATAAAATATTTAACTATGAAAATATATTAAAGGGTAAGTATGCAACACTCAGAAGGTTTTATAAAGCTAGTAAACGAGGCAAAATCAAAAATTAAAGAATGTACAGTAGATGATATCTACCAAATGTACATATCCGACTCCCTTGATGGTTTGCTAATTGATACTAGAGAAGAATCTGAATTTGCTAATGGATACATTCCAAATTCTATACATATTAGTAAAGGTTTAATAGAATGTAGAATCGAACAACTAATACCAAATAAAAACCTAAAAATGTATTTTTATTGTGGTGGTGGCTTTAGATCCGCACTAGTTGCAGAACTTTTGCAAAGTATGGGTTATAAAAATGTAATATCTGTTGATGGTGGTTGGAGAGCTTGGAATGCTAAAAACTATCCTATTACAACACCGGAAAACTTTAAGCCTATTGAGTATATCAAACTTATAAATAACGCAAAGTCAAATATAGAAGAAATATCTGCTACTGCCTTATACAATATGTATAAAGATAAATCGCTTGACGGAGTTGTCATTGACGTTAGAGAAGATTCAGAATTTTCCCAATTTCATATTCCCGGTGCTACACACCTTAGTAAAGGTCAAATAGAAGTCAAGATCGAAAATTTAATCCCTAATAAAGACCAAAAAATCTATTTATATTGTGGTAGCGGTTATCGTTCGGCACTAGCTGCTTTTAACCTACAAAAGATGGGGTATACTACTGTTGTGTCAGTTAATGGTGGTATTCAAGATTGGGTAAATAATAATTATCCGATTACACAAGAAGGATAATTAGTAAAATGTTTAGAATAGGTCATGGCTACGATGTACATAAGTTTACTGATCAAAAGCAAAACATAATAATTGGTGGTGTGGAAATCCCATATCACCTCGGTCTTGAAGCTCATTCAGATGGCGATGTTTTAATTCACGCTCTTTGTGATGCTATATTAGGTGCTTTAGGTCTTGGTGATATTGGTAGACATTTCCCTGATACTGATAATAAATATAAAAATACCGATAGTAAATTTTTTTTATCAGAAATTAAAAAAATGCTTGATGCCAAAAATTATCAAATTGGCAATATAGATTGTACAATAATTGCTCAAACTCCTAAAATGCTTCCTTATATTGAAAAAATGAAAATATGCTTAGCTCAAATACTTAGTATTGAAACTAATCAGCTAAATATAAAAGCAACAACTACTGAAAAACTTGGATTCATAGGTAGGAAAGAAGGAATTGCTACGCATGTAGTATGTTTAATTCATTATCTATTTTGAGGATAGGTTATAGGCATACTGGTAAAATTATTTATATAGGTTTAATCAATATTTCCTTCAAAGCTGGTTCAAATAGTCAAATGGAATAAAGTTTGTCTGGCAACGTAATGCTCCTCCCCTATAACTAATGTGTTTTACTGTATCTTCAGCAGATTTACCGTTTACTTTTAAGTAAACAACCTCTATATTTTGTTTCTTCAACAATTTAGTAAAGTATGCTTTATGATTATTACATGGACTATCTATCGTGAGATAAAACTTTTTATTACCATGAGTACATAAATCTATACCATTAATGAACGTTGAAATAGCTTCTTGTCCTAGGGCATATTTGGGGTTAAGTTCTACTATTTCACCATTTTCACCAACACCTTGGTAAGTTTTATGCAATATTCCAGCGTATTTTATAGTCTTGAATTTACAAGATCTTAGTATAGCGTCTATATATTTTATTACCAATTCTCGCTGCAAGGCATCTCTAGCAAATTTAGCAACTTGATCCTTCTTATTTATATCTGAAGAAATTTCATCTATGTTATTTAATACCTCATTGAAGCTATGAATTAAGAATGTAGAATCACCCATATATGATATTTGCAAATCTAAGTGATATGCCCACTGAGGAAGACATATAACATTATCAGTTTTAAAAATTTTCTTATACCTTTCTAGCTCAACATGACATTTTGATAGTATATCTCTATTAGATAAGTTACTTGGATCAGACATAGTCCCATATTTTATATTTCTAAAGTCTGATTCATTAAGTAAGACGTTGACACCTATAAAATAATACTTAACATCTTCACAATTTATTGCCTCAAAAAGGTTACCTCCTTCTAATGGTCTAATAGTGTCTTTTTTTAAATCTTGTTTAATAAGATTCTGTAAATCTCTTTTACTACTATGTTGAGCCATAAAATCATGATTATCATAAAAATTATGATTCATAGATAAGAATTTATTTGTAATAAGGTATGCATCTTGTAAGTTTCTAAATTGATTTTGCGTATAATTTTTTTTACTATTTACATTACATGGAAGATTATTTTGCTGTTTTTTAACGTTAATCTCTTGTTTAGTTCTAATATATATTTTTTCTTTGCCAACAAAAAAAGTATCTCGTAGCCATTCATTTCCTTTTTTTAATACTTTATAGTGTATTTTTTGTTGTTCTAAAAATGGCACTAAATCGTCATAGAAATCACAATTCTCCCTAAAGATTAACGTTTTTCCAAAATTTGAACTAGAATTTTTTAAAGGTAAACTATTGTAATTAATAGAGAATATAGTGTTAAAAGCTGGTTCAATAACGGTTTGGTAATATGCTCCATCTGTATTTTTATTTTTTATCCAATGCTCAAAGGTTGGATTTAGATTCACATTAACTAACGAGTATCCTAAATTAAATAAACTATGCTCATTAATAATCCTTAGACACATTTCATGGTATGAACTACAATTTTCCACAAATATTTTTAATTCATTAGCTCTATTTTTATGATTTTTATAAAACCTGTTAAGATAATTATCTATACAGCCGACTATAAAATTTTTTATTTCTTGTAGTTCCATATTTTATATATCGTTTAAGCTCTAAACTTAATAAAATATTACATTTTAAAACTTTCTTTTTATATATAGTTATTTTAACACAGAGTATTAGTTTTTAATAACCATGAATCCTACAATTATTACAGCCTGAACTTAATCCTTTGTACAATAATTCCCTAAATAATTAGCTACACTTTCAAGCTCTGCTTGGCAACAAAATATTCCGATATCATTGTCATCAAGCTTATCTAAAATATATTTAACCCCCTCAAGTTCACCATGTGATATATAAGTATTTGCAACATTAAAACCTTTTTTTTGCAGATCTTCACGTATTGCCAATGGTAATTCAAAGGGCTTTGCTCCTCTTAAGTATTTATCAGTTTCTTTAATTACTATAAAATCCACATCATACTTTAATATAACATCATTTATGGAGGATATTAGATTCTTTCTATCACCAGTGGTTCCCATCATAAGATACCTTTTACCACCTTTATTATATGCTTGCTGCATCATTGAAAGTAACGCTTCCACACCAGCTTCGTTATGAGCATAATCAAGCACAACCACTTTATTATCCCATTCAAAAATGTTTGCTCTACCTCTATTAACATTTTGGTCGTTCTTATAGCTTTTTAATGCGGCTGCAATAGTTTCTAAACTAACCTTAAGTTTAAATGCTAATGCTATTGATACCATAGCATTTTCAATATTATGCTTTGCAAAACCCCTTACTGTTAAAGGCGCATCTACTACTTTTAGAATCTCAGTTTTTGTATTTTTATCTAACCATTTAAATTTGCCATCTTCTACGATACAAGCATAATCTGATTTAGATAAATAGTAACTCATATCATGAGCTTCAGGATTTTGAGTAACAACTATTTTATTACACTTTATCAAGTCAAACCTTTCTTTCATGTAGGAATTGTCAAGGTTAATAATTGCATGGGAATTTTTTCCCATAGCTCTAAAGACTATAGATTTTGCTTCAGCTAATTCAGCTACTGTTTCTATACCATCTTCACCAAGGTGATCAGCAGAAACATTAGTAACAGCTGCAGCATCAACAAATGTTTCTATCAAACCTCTTTTTAACAAACCTCCTCTAGCAGACTCTAACAAAGCAACTTCAACTTTTTTGTTAGTAAGTACAAACTGGTGCCCTGTAGGACCAGAGTAATCACCTTCATCTATTAACTCATCGTTAACTTTAACCCAATCTGTAGATGTATAGCCTGTAACCTTACCAGCGAACCTACAAATATAATCTGTAAGGCGTACGGTGGTAGTCTTACCATTAGTACCTGTAACTATAACTGCTGGGATATCATAAACATTTTGCCAAGGAATCAAAGAGACATCATCATGTTCTAGATCAAACTCATAACAACCAGAACCAGAACCTACAAATGCTTTATTTTTATCTCTAAAAGCATTAAATCCCTTAGACTTAGCTAGTTCGTACAATTTACGATAAGTTAAGTTTTTATCCTCATTTATTAATGGTAAAAGAATTTCTTTGGCAGCTTCTAAAGTCTTAAAGCTTCCTTTTTCGATATATTCTCTCACAGATAGCCAAATAAAGTCTATAACGTCACATGCTGGCATTGTAATATCAACAGGTGCTGTTATAGCTAGCCTAATACCATTGTTAAAAAATTTATGTACTATTTTAATTTCTTCCCACCCTAAAGCTGGCAAGATTCTATTTGCTTCTTCATAAAAAAGCTTTGTTAATTTTTCTTTATCTTCAGTTAATGGCACATCTAAAACTGTTCCTGTTTCTTTAAAAAACAAGTTAGGCCCAACTAATCTACGTGAATAGCCTTCTGGAATCATTGTAGTATACTCTCCCTAAACAAAAAACAATTTTAATCACTATCTTCATTATGATAAACAACTCGCACGCCACTTTCATCTGTTATGATACCTGCTTTTATTACATCTGATAACTCCTTAGATAAACTAGGATCTTGAGCTATCATAGAAGCAGAAAAAGACTCTTGCTTTTTAGATTTAGTTTCTTCAGCAAATTCATCTTTTTTATTGAAGTATATAATTTGCTTCCATGTCCTTTTTAATTTATCTGCAAATATTGCCACCAAATCCCCTTCTTTAGCAATAAAAAGGGCTCTATCTACAGCTTCTTGTTCATTTTCTATTGTCTCGATATTATTAACTGAAACACCAGCTTCTATTAGTGCTTGTTTTAACATATTTGGCACTTCAGCTGGGTTTCTACCTCGTAGATTATCATCACGCTTACAGATAAAATAATCATAGAAAGGTGCTGCAACTTTAGCTATTTCATAAATATCTTCATCTCGTCTATCACCTGGTGATGCTAAAACACATATTTTTTTACCAGTAAAATCCATATTTGCAACCATATGACTAACTAGTTTTATAGCCGCTGGATTATGAGCATAATCCATTAAAACTTTAAAAGGATGTTCTTCAAACCAATTCATGCGCCCAGGATTTTGATAAAACGTTGTAACAAAAGTTCTTAAACCATCTCTAATATCATCTAAGCTCATACCCATGCTATAAGCTATAGCTATAGCAAACATAGAGTTTTGAACATTATGAATAGCCTTCCCTTCGATAGTAGCTGGAATTAGATGCGTCCATAATACAGGTATATGAATATGATTATCAAAGATCGTAATCATATCACCATTAACTCCTTTTTCAATAATACATGCTTTACCACCAGCTCTAATATGTTGTTTAACCAAAGCATGCTCAGGATTGATTGTTACATAAAAAATGTTTTTTGCAGTTACTTTAGCAGACATTTTTAAAACATGTGGATCGTCAGCATTTAATACCGCGACATCTTTTGCTGCTTCAACAACTACACTTTTCACTTTAGCAAGATCTTCTAGAGTATTTACACCTTTAAGGCCCAAGTGATCGGAAGCAACGTTTAGGCATGCTCCAATATTACAATAATCATATCCCAAACCACTTCTTAGGATCCCTCCTCTTGCAGTTTCTAGAATAGCTATTTCCACAGAGGGATCCTTTAGTACCATTTGGGCAGATACTGGACCTGTAGTATCTCCAGCAACCGTAAGCTTACCATTTATATACACCCCATCAGTCGTAGTAAGACCAACAACCTTACCGGCATTTTTCCACATATGTGCAACCATACGAGAAGTTGTAGTTTTACCGTTAGTACCAGTAATAGCTGCTATAGGAATACGTGCATTACCCAACTCTTTTGGAAATAGCATATCAATCACAGCACCAGCAACATCTCTAGGTTTTCCTTCACTAGGTGCCACATGCATTCTAAAGCCTGGAGCTGCGTTTACTTCACAGATTGCACCACCTATTTCATGGTAAGATTGGGTTATATCATCTATCAAAAAGTCAACTCCACCCACATCTAAACCAACTGCTTTGATAGCTCTTTCAGCCATATTCCTATTATCAGGATGTACTATATCTGTAACATCAATAGCTGTCCCACCTGTAGAAAGATTAGCTGTAGAGCGTAAGTAAAACATTTCCCCATCGTTTAAAACAGTATTTTTAGTATATCCTGCTGCTTTCATCAAAGTATTTGCTTGATAGTCTAATTCTAAACGAGTTAAAACTTTCTCATGACCTACACCTCTACGTGGGTCTTGGTTAACTATATCAACAAGCTCTTCTATCGTGTGTTTACCATCACCAATTACATGTCCAGGTACTCTTTTTGCTACAGCAACTAGTTTTCCATTAACAACAAGCATTCTATGGTCAAAACCTGTAGCATATTGCTCTATTAACACATACCTTGAGATTCTACTCGCCTCCACAAAAGCTTCCTTAATCTGCTCAAATGTAGTTAAATTAATCGAAATCCCTCTACCATGGTTCCCATCTAAAGGTTTAACAACTAAAGGAAACCCTAAATGCTTTGCTGCACTAATTGCTCCCTCTTCTGTGCGTACCATTCTTTGCTTTGGTACTGGCAAACCTAAGCCTGACAAAACTTTGTTGGTTTGCTCTTTATTACATGACATTTCCACTGCAATGTGTGTAGTCTGGCTTGTAATAGTTGCTTGAATTCTTTGCTGGTGTTTACCATAACCAAACTGAACTAGAGAATGCTCGTTTAATCGAATATACGGTATATCTCTTTTCTTAGCAGCTTCAACAAGTGATCCTGTACTTGGACCAAACTCTTTACTTTGAGCGAATTTTATAAATTTAACTTTTTCCTCTTCAAAATCAAATTCTTCTTTCTTAAACCCAACTTCTTGTTTAAGATTTTCTGGCAATAAAGAAAGCAAAAGATCCTTTGCTAACTCCATAGCACATAAGCCAACGTCTTTTTGCTTATACTCATATACCATACTATAGTGACCTTTTTTACCAGTAGATCTTGTGCGTCCAAAAGTTACTTCACTTCCCGCCATACTCTGGAGCTCTAGGATCACATGTTCCC
Proteins encoded:
- a CDS encoding MetQ/NlpA family ABC transporter substrate-binding protein yields the protein MHQQTIFNFQELSLIAQSTWETIFMVFIATLVAVIGGIILGILLYTTQESKNILVKSFNKIFSVVINITRSIPYIILLILLYPLTRLIVGTTIGTTASIVPLAIAALPFYARLTESALREVDHGLIEAAKAMGATRIQIISKVLLPESKALLIDAATLTCISLIGFSAMAGIVGGGGLGDLTYFKGYNYGDYTLLLGGVVMLVILVQLTQSFGNYLVSARKLTALWLVTIILVVVSGLQLYQNFVVSNQSNEITVGYITSPPQDKIMELSKKIAKEKYNLNVKLVTFGDYNIPNRALNDGEIQANVFQHIPFLENQIKKFGYKITYIGKTFLYPMGVFSKKYKNFDQLPNGATVAIPNDPTNQGRALMILQDAGLITLEDGITWQATPSNITSNPKKLKIIPLQADQIPNNLGDVDIGVVNNDYIPKAGLTLKDALFVEPKDSPFANIIAVQDSQKDNPNLEEYVKSLNNDQILQLVQELYPNDAAIAAW
- a CDS encoding rhodanese-like domain-containing protein yields the protein MQHSEGFIKLVNEAKSKIKECTVDDIYQMYISDSLDGLLIDTREESEFANGYIPNSIHISKGLIECRIEQLIPNKNLKMYFYCGGGFRSALVAELLQSMGYKNVISVDGGWRAWNAKNYPITTPENFKPIEYIKLINNAKSNIEEISATALYNMYKDKSLDGVVIDVREDSEFSQFHIPGATHLSKGQIEVKIENLIPNKDQKIYLYCGSGYRSALAAFNLQKMGYTTVVSVNGGIQDWVNNNYPITQEG
- the ispF gene encoding 2-C-methyl-D-erythritol 2,4-cyclodiphosphate synthase, producing MFRIGHGYDVHKFTDQKQNIIIGGVEIPYHLGLEAHSDGDVLIHALCDAILGALGLGDIGRHFPDTDNKYKNTDSKFFLSEIKKMLDAKNYQIGNIDCTIIAQTPKMLPYIEKMKICLAQILSIETNQLNIKATTTEKLGFIGRKEGIATHVVCLIHYLF
- a CDS encoding methionine ABC transporter ATP-binding protein, translating into MIEIKNLKKEYITNNINNLVLDNINLEIQEGEIFGIIGHSGAGKSSLLRCLNLLEQPSDGSIFIAEENITKKTPKQLREFRKKVAMIFQHFNLLSSRNVFENIALPLEIQGIPKSEIKKRVHELLDLVELPNKALAYPKELSGGQKQKVAIARALALNPLVLLSDEATSALDPTSTKQILALLKRLNKELDLTIVLITHEMDVVRKVCDRVAIIDKGQIAEIGKTLDIFLNPQTEVTKSFVETSIHTKIPEFIAKRLYDNPYSYENTYPLVQLTFYGEKGKMPIIAEISRQFNASASIIQANIETIQDQIVGIAICHITGERQDWENALRFLTNQDVNLKVLGYAPADNI
- the cphA gene encoding cyanophycin synthetase — translated: MNILSTNVYVGPNIYANFPVIRHEIELGILENWPSAKIGKEFINSLVNSLPGLAKHGCSYRTEGGFIRRLREDEGTWMGHVWEHVILELQSMAGSEVTFGRTRSTGKKGHYSMVYEYKQKDVGLCAMELAKDLLLSLLPENLKQEVGFKKEEFDFEEEKVKFIKFAQSKEFGPSTGSLVEAAKKRDIPYIRLNEHSLVQFGYGKHQQRIQATITSQTTHIAVEMSCNKEQTNKVLSGLGLPVPKQRMVRTEEGAISAAKHLGFPLVVKPLDGNHGRGISINLTTFEQIKEAFVEASRISRYVLIEQYATGFDHRMLVVNGKLVAVAKRVPGHVIGDGKHTIEELVDIVNQDPRRGVGHEKVLTRLELDYQANTLMKAAGYTKNTVLNDGEMFYLRSTANLSTGGTAIDVTDIVHPDNRNMAERAIKAVGLDVGGVDFLIDDITQSYHEIGGAICEVNAAPGFRMHVAPSEGKPRDVAGAVIDMLFPKELGNARIPIAAITGTNGKTTTSRMVAHMWKNAGKVVGLTTTDGVYINGKLTVAGDTTGPVSAQMVLKDPSVEIAILETARGGILRSGLGYDYCNIGACLNVASDHLGLKGVNTLEDLAKVKSVVVEAAKDVAVLNADDPHVLKMSAKVTAKNIFYVTINPEHALVKQHIRAGGKACIIEKGVNGDMITIFDNHIHIPVLWTHLIPATIEGKAIHNVQNSMFAIAIAYSMGMSLDDIRDGLRTFVTTFYQNPGRMNWFEEHPFKVLMDYAHNPAAIKLVSHMVANMDFTGKKICVLASPGDRRDEDIYEIAKVAAPFYDYFICKRDDNLRGRNPAEVPNMLKQALIEAGVSVNNIETIENEQEAVDRALFIAKEGDLVAIFADKLKRTWKQIIYFNKKDEFAEETKSKKQESFSASMIAQDPSLSKELSDVIKAGIITDESGVRVVYHNEDSD
- a CDS encoding Mur ligase family protein, translated to MIPEGYSRRLVGPNLFFKETGTVLDVPLTEDKEKLTKLFYEEANRILPALGWEEIKIVHKFFNNGIRLAITAPVDITMPACDVIDFIWLSVREYIEKGSFKTLEAAKEILLPLINEDKNLTYRKLYELAKSKGFNAFRDKNKAFVGSGSGCYEFDLEHDDVSLIPWQNVYDIPAVIVTGTNGKTTTVRLTDYICRFAGKVTGYTSTDWVKVNDELIDEGDYSGPTGHQFVLTNKKVEVALLESARGGLLKRGLIETFVDAAAVTNVSADHLGEDGIETVAELAEAKSIVFRAMGKNSHAIINLDNSYMKERFDLIKCNKIVVTQNPEAHDMSYYLSKSDYACIVEDGKFKWLDKNTKTEILKVVDAPLTVRGFAKHNIENAMVSIALAFKLKVSLETIAAALKSYKNDQNVNRGRANIFEWDNKVVVLDYAHNEAGVEALLSMMQQAYNKGGKRYLMMGTTGDRKNLISSINDVILKYDVDFIVIKETDKYLRGAKPFELPLAIREDLQKKGFNVANTYISHGELEGVKYILDKLDDNDIGIFCCQAELESVANYLGNYCTKD